In Campylobacter mucosalis, a single window of DNA contains:
- a CDS encoding tautomerase family protein, whose translation MPYVNIKLAGPEPTDEQKEQVIAEVTEVMERVLGKKKERVMVMIETLSPQSIGIGGKSVKTITKESK comes from the coding sequence ATGCCCTATGTAAATATAAAACTAGCTGGTCCAGAGCCAACAGACGAGCAAAAAGAGCAAGTAATCGCTGAGGTTACTGAGGTTATGGAGCGTGTTTTGGGTAAGAAAAAAGAACGCGTTATGGTGATGATTGAAACGCTTAGCCCACAAAGTATTGGCATTGGTGGCAAGAGTGTAAAAACTATCACAAAGGAGAGCAAATGA
- a CDS encoding epoxyqueuosine reductase QueH, translating to MLVHICCSVDSHYFLQRLRKELPDEPLVGYFYDPNIHPYGEYVLRFNDVKRSCDKLGIELIMGEYDYEAWLGGTKGLENEPEKGKRCEYCFDFRVGNSAKKAVQLGHKSITTTLLMSPKKDFTQLTNALKNAVLGTNLEIYAVDFRINGGTNEQFEMAKKDKLYHQNYCGCIFGLSKQREAQKLLNTELMSDIYDRALPGSIKERLSLYEQVRECERLGVKFELFRKYILNYRLLRGVVKFGGSAVKSHFLAYSNFKRQNVKFSLSNQEKIARNLRDGVVIVSVEFVNEISKNSYKNLDEILKSEFDMEFELDLREKISGQMSLNPIIILDEVRAGKYEIYAKNELYNDSIEVLRLLD from the coding sequence ATGCTGGTTCATATTTGCTGCTCGGTTGATAGTCACTATTTTTTACAGCGTTTGCGTAAAGAGCTTCCAGATGAGCCATTAGTTGGCTATTTTTACGATCCAAATATTCATCCTTATGGCGAGTATGTTTTACGTTTTAATGACGTAAAACGCTCGTGTGATAAGCTTGGGATTGAACTTATAATGGGTGAATATGACTACGAGGCGTGGCTTGGTGGCACAAAGGGGCTTGAAAACGAACCTGAAAAGGGCAAAAGGTGTGAGTATTGCTTTGATTTTAGGGTAGGAAATAGTGCAAAAAAAGCGGTCCAATTAGGACATAAAAGTATCACAACTACGCTTTTAATGAGCCCAAAAAAGGATTTTACTCAGCTTACAAACGCCCTTAAAAATGCTGTTTTGGGGACAAATTTAGAAATTTACGCAGTTGATTTTAGGATAAATGGTGGCACAAACGAGCAGTTTGAAATGGCAAAAAAAGATAAGCTTTATCATCAAAATTACTGCGGTTGTATATTTGGACTTAGTAAGCAAAGAGAGGCACAAAAACTGCTTAACACCGAGCTTATGAGCGATATATACGATCGTGCTTTGCCAGGCAGTATCAAAGAGCGACTATCTTTGTACGAGCAGGTAAGAGAGTGCGAGAGGCTTGGGGTAAAATTTGAGCTTTTTAGAAAATATATTTTAAATTATAGACTGCTTAGAGGCGTTGTAAAATTTGGCGGAAGTGCCGTAAAAAGTCATTTTTTAGCCTACTCAAATTTCAAACGCCAAAATGTAAAATTTAGCCTATCAAATCAAGAAAAAATCGCTAGAAATTTAAGGGACGGCGTAGTGATTGTGTCGGTTGAATTTGTCAATGAAATTTCTAAAAACAGCTATAAAAATTTAGATGAAATTTTAAAAAGCGAGTTTGATATGGAGTTTGAGCTTGATTTGCGTGAGAAAATTTCAGGTCAGATGAGCCTAAACCCTATAATAATTTTAGATGAAGTCAGGGCCGGAAAATATGAAATTTACGCTAAAAATGAGCTTTATAATGATAGCATTGAGGTACTGCGTCTGCTAGACTAA
- a CDS encoding DUF6115 domain-containing protein, with the protein MQDILLIGVIVVLAIFFIFLIIKEKESNRRFDRYEKALEALMQKNFTLQKQLDMLENLDIKSTDDININSLEERINQSVQTQIDSKISPIFLALKNIESVIDDFTNEQQNRMFNLEERTREINKITPNSQNEDEQIVRLFSEGKSIENIAKDLRLGVGRVELVLKLHKLV; encoded by the coding sequence ATGCAAGATATTTTACTAATCGGCGTTATTGTAGTTTTAGCGATATTTTTTATATTTTTAATCATAAAAGAAAAAGAGTCAAACAGGCGTTTTGATAGATATGAAAAGGCACTTGAAGCCTTAATGCAAAAGAATTTTACGCTACAAAAACAGCTTGATATGCTAGAAAATTTAGATATAAAAAGCACAGACGACATAAACATTAACAGCCTAGAAGAGCGTATAAATCAAAGTGTGCAAACCCAAATAGATAGCAAAATTTCGCCTATATTCTTAGCTCTTAAAAATATCGAAAGTGTGATAGATGATTTTACAAACGAGCAACAAAATAGGATGTTTAACCTAGAAGAACGCACAAGAGAGATAAATAAAATCACGCCAAATAGTCAAAATGAGGACGAGCAGATAGTAAGGCTCTTTAGCGAGGGAAAGAGTATCGAAAATATCGCAAAAGACCTACGTCTTGGGGTTGGCAGGGTCGAGCTGGTGCTTAAACTACATAAATTAGTCTAG
- the mqnP gene encoding menaquinone biosynthesis prenyltransferase MqnP, whose product MQKYIKILKDIGELIVFKHSVFALPFIFTAMIVASKQVNDSAWFGIKLLFLGVICAVSARNFAMAFNRYKDEDIDKLNPRTASRPSVDGRVGRRNLELFIIANALVFILTAYFINSLAFWLSFPILGVLAGYSVFKRFSELAHLVLGLCLGLAPIAGVVAVTGEITIWSVLLCLGVVFWTAGFDLLYSLQDMEFDKEHKLFSIPAIYGEKSTMFISAIFHALATLFWLLFVWAAGLGFSAFFGVILSAIILVQEHRIVRRDFSKIDRAFFTLNGYISILFFIFILVSVI is encoded by the coding sequence ATGCAAAAATATATAAAAATTTTAAAAGATATAGGCGAACTTATCGTTTTTAAGCACTCTGTTTTTGCTTTGCCGTTTATCTTTACTGCGATGATTGTAGCAAGTAAACAGGTAAATGACTCGGCTTGGTTTGGGATTAAGTTGCTATTTTTAGGCGTGATTTGTGCTGTAAGTGCTAGGAATTTTGCAATGGCATTTAACCGCTACAAAGATGAGGATATAGATAAGTTAAACCCTCGCACAGCAAGTCGTCCAAGTGTTGACGGTAGGGTAGGAAGACGAAATTTAGAGCTTTTTATCATCGCAAATGCTTTAGTTTTTATATTAACGGCTTATTTTATAAATTCCCTTGCATTTTGGCTTAGTTTTCCAATTTTAGGCGTTTTAGCAGGTTACTCGGTGTTTAAACGCTTTAGTGAGTTAGCTCACCTTGTGCTTGGTTTGTGTCTTGGACTAGCACCGATAGCTGGGGTTGTTGCTGTAACGGGAGAGATTACTATTTGGAGCGTTTTGCTCTGCCTTGGTGTTGTATTTTGGACGGCTGGATTTGACCTGCTTTACTCACTGCAAGATATGGAATTTGACAAAGAGCATAAGCTTTTTAGCATACCTGCTATTTATGGCGAAAAATCTACAATGTTTATCTCGGCAATTTTTCACGCACTAGCCACGCTGTTTTGGCTACTTTTTGTATGGGCGGCGGGGCTTGGATTTAGCGCCTTTTTTGGAGTGATTTTAAGTGCGATTATACTAGTGCAAGAGCATAGGATAGTAAGACGCGATTTTAGCAAGATAGATAGGGCGTTTTTTACACTAAATGGATACATTAGCATACTATTTTTTATATTTATTTTAGTGAGTGTAATATGA
- the miaA gene encoding tRNA (adenosine(37)-N6)-dimethylallyltransferase MiaA encodes MRELAIIGTTASGKSAVAIELASEFNGVILSLDSLALYKHIDIASAKPSKSELEAVRHFGIDVIEPNDSFSVGAFFEIYKHSKEIAKKENKTLIITGGSGFYLKAMLSGLSPDVPKCDTPDNAQIYDLVTKIDPDFAIKVSQNDTYRLQKWFQIYKFCATKPSKWLKDNTKEPLIKSLEIYEILWDTDELRERIKLRTDQMLDDGLLDEADWLFKRYGKELKPFSSIGLKECMEFFDGKISTKDELRELISTHTAQLAKRQRTFNRSQFDKTLVGSKEQILATLKSLLKG; translated from the coding sequence GTGAGAGAGTTAGCTATCATAGGCACCACTGCTAGTGGCAAAAGTGCCGTTGCGATAGAGCTTGCCAGTGAGTTTAATGGGGTAATTTTAAGCCTTGACAGCTTAGCGTTATATAAGCATATTGACATTGCTAGTGCAAAGCCAAGCAAGAGTGAGTTAGAGGCAGTAAGGCACTTTGGGATTGATGTTATAGAGCCAAATGATAGCTTTAGTGTCGGTGCGTTTTTTGAAATTTATAAACACTCAAAAGAAATTGCTAAAAAAGAGAATAAAACGCTCATCATAACCGGTGGCAGCGGATTTTACCTAAAGGCGATGTTAAGCGGTCTTAGTCCAGATGTGCCAAAGTGCGACACGCCTGATAATGCCCAAATTTATGATTTGGTTACCAAAATCGATCCAGATTTTGCCATAAAAGTTAGCCAAAATGATACATATCGCTTGCAAAAGTGGTTTCAAATTTATAAATTCTGTGCTACAAAACCAAGCAAATGGCTAAAGGATAACACCAAAGAGCCACTCATTAAAAGTCTAGAAATTTATGAAATTTTATGGGACACAGATGAGCTTAGAGAGCGTATAAAGTTACGAACAGATCAGATGTTAGATGATGGTTTGCTAGATGAGGCCGACTGGCTTTTTAAGAGATACGGCAAGGAGCTAAAACCCTTTAGCTCGATAGGATTAAAAGAGTGTATGGAGTTTTTTGACGGCAAAATTTCAACAAAAGATGAGTTGCGTGAGCTTATATCCACGCACACCGCACAACTTGCAAAACGTCAACGAACCTTTAACCGCTCACAATTTGATAAAACCTTAGTCGGTAGCAAGGAGCAAATTTTAGCCACCTTAAAGTCGCTACTTAAGGGCTAA
- a CDS encoding FAD-dependent oxidoreductase: MSSIVVVGGGIVGLLNAYELAKNGLDVTLVRDSTSIKSNEILPVKEPFDNIFREFKQTFEPSYEFLKWGTRQIFNHFNLPKNRILLKKLAQRSMKIYEELGVKVSKNGTLSLFSDEKHFQKYLENLKTNDASEAIFSLTQNRDSLGLFSDFNGHCILNADDCTIDVKRLIEILEKELFNMGVKVFDDELVSVEFDADKVSHIVFKGASFEADEFMLCDFNETVIYKMGLSFGVKKSRLYKINFLSQNLPEYPLFFVREGLSIIAEDESVKIYALGNEKSSVNEILNRVRDFTSTKELRELNMSFRDVVVGSKLPIFGRDSVYENLIFCFGFGAFELSSAASVAEILGKVVGNGLLNEQSDEILLYSGIL; this comes from the coding sequence ATGAGCAGTATTGTAGTTGTAGGCGGTGGTATAGTAGGACTTTTAAATGCTTATGAACTTGCAAAAAATGGCTTAGACGTCACACTTGTAAGAGATAGTACAAGTATAAAAAGCAATGAAATTTTGCCCGTTAAAGAGCCTTTTGATAATATTTTTCGCGAATTTAAGCAGACCTTTGAGCCAAGTTATGAGTTTTTAAAGTGGGGTACTAGGCAAATTTTTAACCACTTTAATTTACCAAAAAATAGAATCTTGCTTAAAAAACTCGCACAAAGAAGTATGAAAATTTATGAAGAGCTTGGCGTAAAAGTTAGTAAAAATGGCACATTGTCACTTTTTAGTGATGAAAAACATTTTCAAAAATACCTTGAAAATTTAAAGACAAATGACGCTTCAGAGGCTATTTTTAGTTTGACTCAAAATCGCGATAGCCTCGGACTTTTTAGCGATTTTAATGGACACTGTATCCTTAATGCAGACGACTGCACGATTGATGTAAAAAGGCTCATAGAAATTTTAGAAAAAGAGCTTTTTAATATGGGCGTAAAAGTTTTTGACGATGAGCTAGTAAGCGTGGAATTTGATGCAGACAAGGTTTCTCATATCGTTTTTAAAGGTGCTAGTTTTGAAGCTGATGAGTTTATGCTGTGCGATTTCAACGAAACTGTCATTTACAAAATGGGACTTAGCTTTGGAGTAAAAAAGAGCAGACTTTATAAAATAAACTTTTTAAGCCAAAATTTACCAGAATATCCGCTATTTTTTGTGCGTGAGGGGCTAAGCATTATCGCTGAGGACGAGAGTGTAAAAATTTATGCTTTGGGCAATGAAAAGAGCAGTGTAAATGAAATTTTAAACAGAGTTAGAGATTTTACCTCCACTAAAGAGCTTAGGGAGTTAAATATGTCTTTTAGAGATGTTGTGGTTGGCTCTAAGTTACCGATATTTGGCAGGGATAGCGTGTATGAAAACTTGATATTTTGCTTTGGTTTTGGAGCGTTTGAGCTATCAAGTGCAGCCAGTGTGGCTGAAATTTTAGGCAAAGTCGTTGGTAACGGACTTTTAAACGAACAAAGTGATGAAATTTTGCTTTATAGCGGTATTTTGTGA